gaagaaGTGAAGAAACTTTGTGCAACACAgtttaataatattttcttcttgGATTGATCTGCAAAGGGCTGATTTATTGAAGATGTCAATGTCAGGCACTTGTTCAACATGAGAAGTTATTAGTCATATTATTGACTGGAATAATGACAATAGTAAAGCAATACTTGCTTTGTAAGAATCAAAATTTCTACTAAAATCTGTAAACTCTGaccataaaatttttaaattttaaaaatgtttatgtCCAAACTAATTAAAAACCAGTCTGAACTCATCTGTACCATTCCATTCTGATATGTTATGTGAATAttttgctgaaaaataaaactaataaTTGTTACACTTTAGAAGCATCTGTGTTCATTTGCATTGTGTAACTTGCTGCTAGTTTACCCAAAACTGGTGTAAAAGGCTGCTCCCTCTGAAAGCAGCAAGTCTTGTGCACACAGTTGAGCCATCCTCACAGCTTCCTACAACTCTGGCTCTTCTGGggctgttttggtttggttttgggttttttttcccttattggAAGAGAACTTGCTTGAAGCTTCAGCAGTTCCCAGCAGaggatttatttccttttccttctgtcaGCAGTTGCCTTGGtagctgtgggtgctgccttGGCCTCACTGCCTCGTGAGCTTTTTGTGGGTGAGGGTTCTCTCTTGGAGACCTCTTTTTTCAGCTGGAGATTTCTCCAGTAGAGCAGTGTCTCCCAAGATGATGAGGCTTCTTCACTGAGCCTGACACTCTCCTGTAATGCAATTGCTTTTTGCTTTCttgcctcttcttcttcttctttttcagcAATAAGTCTGCATGAACAAAATTTGAATTTAAGGTACTGTAAGAGAAGGGAGAAAGGTTTGCACTGGCTAAGCAACTCCAGTCTAGTCAGAGGATGAGCAGCATAAACTGCCAGTGTAGAGAAGCAGAAAGTCTCTAATTACCCCCTCAAGTCCAAATATGTCTTAACTGCCTTTGCACAGAGCAAGAACCAAGTGCCAGGAGATACCAGAGCTAAGTTTGTAACCTGAAAGCAGCCTGGATTTGTTaccccagccaggagcagaaagCACAGGAGTTCCATTCTCTGTGTTACTAATGAAACCTGTGTGAGTCTGTTTTCCAGCTACAGTAAGCTGTATTACTTTCTTGAACACACCTCTcattttcaattattttgcTAGTGGAAAAGAAAGGATAACAGTACTGCCAGACAAGATTCAACACTCACCTTTTCAGCTCCTCAGCCTGGATCTTTCTCAGCTCAGCTAATTCAGCATCTTggggttgtttttcttttattttatctcTCAGCACTATTTCACGCTCAAAAGCAGGGAATAACTTAGTTGTGAAAAAGATTTCCACCTGACACATCCAGAAACTACACAGCTCCTTTTGTTCATCTTTATCTTCTTTTGGTTCAtctgcaaaatgtaaattaAACATGTTTATTTAGCAGGGCACTTCTATTTGAAATGTGTTTTGGACTACAATattccagctctgacagtgcaaAGGGAAGGTCTGGCCTCTGCCTGGCACAGAGGGTGAAAGGTGTGAGACCCCTGAACTGAACGGGGGGGCTTCAGTGACCTGGCCCTGGGAATGGCACAAAAAGACAATGAACTCTCCCCTTTAAGCCTGTGCTGAGAGTCTGCTGCAGTAACCTGATGACAGTTCAGTGTCTGTGCCTCCTGGGCACGGGGAAGGGATGGACAAACACGAGCAGCTGAAAGGACAGAGGGTGTGCCAGTGTCCCTTGTGTGTCAGGGAACAGGCCAGGCCCAGCTGATGGGCCCTGAACAAAACTCAGCCGTGTAACATTTCACCCATCAGAGTTCAGCCAAAGAGCTGATGACTGCACAAAGATCCTTGTCTACCTCTGTCCTTGGATTTGAGttctgtagcagcagaaaacattgaacaaacacaaaaaccaaCCCAGATGAGATCTGCTAATGAGCTGGAAGGAAGATGGTAGAGAAAACTACAACCCTCAACATTTCAAAGTGCTCTTACTGAACATCTCTCCTGCCTCAATGTTGGCCTGTCCTAACATAAGGCATCTTATCCCAGCTAGTGGTGGTGCACCATTAATAATAATTCTTATTTTATGTAGAAGCAGCAGGACATAGCAGTAATACATTTTATTTGTCCAAGACACTCCACACACAGGCTTGCAGCTTGAGATTCTCAGAGTAAATACAAATTACAGCTTATAGATGTCCTGCAAATAAAATGTAGCATTTTGAAATTGGAGAAACTTTGTAAGCTAGTACTTAAATATCTTATTTAATGATGAAGTttgattttacttttaaaaatattttaaattttaaaaaaatcttcctcCAGAATTACTGCTCATTTACTGCCCTCTTGTGACAAGCTGAAATCTACCTATACAGAAAAACTTTGCAATTCAAGAGCTACAAGAGATTTGTGTGCATAAGTCCTAAAACAGTAGGATTGCTTTACCTATCAATTCCTTTTCTGGATACgaatcttcttcttcttttacaTCCTTGTTTGGCATTGCCCCATCATCTTTGCTTTCTCCAGGAGTTACGGGAAATGCGAGAAGAGTTTCTGATattgcaaagaaagaaaattaaaattactcAGCCTTTAATCCTGTGCATGAAATTCCAAGTTTGATCTTCAGCACAAACAAATACAGGTTGTCATCTGCCCTGAAAGTCAGACCTGTGGTTAAAATACTTCTGAAATTATGAAAAGTTTGTTTCTAATGAAGGCACCATGCAGAGTTCAAGCTCCTGTTTCCATGCCCACATGAGTGGGACAGAACAGGATAaattaagatttaaaaaatatttttaatgaaaaaatgatAGCTTCTAATTAAAAAGCATAGAAAATTTAGAGATTCCAACTTGCCCAGCCATCTGTGTACAGCAGGCATGGAAAGCTAAACTTAAACTTTGTCATAACTGTCAAACTGAATGGAACTGTCCTCTGTAACTGCAATATATCACCTGTTTCCATGATCAGCTCCTGTTTAATTGTTTTGAAAGCTGCAGAAAAAGTGAATCTCCTCAAGCCCCTTTATGGTTTTGTAGTCACTTTATACAGTACTCACCCAGCAGAGAAGGCTGAGGAGCAGGCTCTGTGTCTTCACCAGGTCTTGGTGGCTGGCAAGAAGTTTGAAACTCGGTTACTGAATGTCTGGGCCTGTGTTCAAATCCCAAAGTGAAATCCCAAGTCCCTTTGAGTTGTGCAAATTCCCATCTCCAAAGCATCCTGCCAGCCAAATGCATCCTGCAGTCATGCTTATCTCAGGATATTTCTATTGCAGGAGTGTTCCACCTTTTCAAATATTCCCAGGTAACACTTTCCCTTCAATACCAGGCAGGCCAGTAGGATTATCCTATTGCAGAGCTAGGGAAAGACAGCACTACAGAAAatgacagctcctgttctttgAGCTGTTCTCTGCTCTTACATGTTGCTCTACATATTGCTCCTCTATTGTTCATCTGCTCCTGagtgcagagctcagctgcctggGAAATGTCATCCTTTATGTCTGTACCAATTATCCTTCTGCTGCACTAATGAAATGTAACACAAGAAACATTTTAGCCTCAGAACACTTAAattaagattttctttttcttatttttttactattttaagTGGACCACTTCACTGTGCAACTGTGTCACTGCTTGCAGTGAGGCTGCAAGGGAATGGGTGCACAGGGTGGGAACAACTGGCTAAAGAATGGGAAGTGGTGGTGTACAGTGGCACAGAGGCTGTGAAATTATGTTTGTGAATACTCCTTGaattaataaaaatactttCATCTTGTGCATAATTCCAAATAATAACAATTCTAATTCATGCCTTCAACTACTCTGTATACACAAATTGCACCAGTGTCACAGGCAGCATCTCACAACTTACAAAATCCTTATTCTGAAGtttagcaaaaagaaaaagaaaacagctcaACTGTGGGCAAACAGCAAGGCTTGCTGCATACAACAGCTGGcataaaaatgccatttttacaGGACAATTTTAGACATTCTGCTTaatgcaaaagagaaaaatctttcaCCAGCCAACCAATCTGTCAGTTCCCATTCAGAAGTACTCTATGTGTATTTTCAGTAAAATGTGCAAATGTGTTAAAACTGTCCACACTGATGTTAAAATCTAAGGTAccaacaaacagaaaaagcagaaagaccCAATCAAGAATTTGTTTATGCAAAGAGGGGAAATTGGTTTCCATGGTCAGGAAACAGAAGATTTTCAGGGCCTGACTTCACTCTCTCAGTGGCCACACACCAACATTGAGCAGGTCTGCATCAGCTTTACCTGGGGTGGAGCCTGTTCTGTGAGAGACACAGCTGAGGTTTCCTTGGGGACCTCCTTGATTTCAAAGCTACTTCTTTTCTTATTAtcttcagcttccttcttcaggACCATATCCTCAGTAACATACACCAATGCACATTCAAGAAGAGATtcaaaaaattccagaaaaaccATCTAGAGTAAAACAAAGGCAGTGGTAAATTAGTTAATTTTTACAAAATCTCTTCATTAATAGGCCTATGTACCTGAGCAAGCAAAGAACTCAGAAGTGGTAGTGAAGTCCCCCTGGTTTCATTTATCTAGTCCAACATccctttttctgaaaaaaaacctgaaaacagACAAAGCTTAAAAAATTCAGGAGAGGATATGATGTGTTACACTTTATACAAGTCATATTGAGCTGAAGCACTGCACTGATTTTTGTTGTATCTGGAGCTAAGAGGAATTTCTCTAACAAGTAACTCACAACTACAGCTGTTACCTAAAACATCCTATTTGAATTGCATGGGATGCTGCTAGAAACCTTGAGTGGGTTTATAATGGATTCCTTAGTAAGACTTCCACTGTGTGTTCAGTTTATCAGATCTGTTCAAAACAAATTCAGTTATGCCATTTCCTAGAGGCTGTTGCTAAGTAAGAGTTAATTCTTCAAGGGTGAAACCCTCTGTTCTAGGCCAGTTCTCAGGTAGCACAAGAGTCTTCTCCAGTCACTGAGGTGGCAGCACCTCACATGGCACTAATCAGGTTTCTTGCATCACCAGATTTTCAGGATCAGTGGGTTCACATCTTGATTACTGATCCACCTTGGCAGCCTCAGTGAGTGATCAGTCCCTCTGTGATCTCTGCACCCCCACAGTGCCAGGCAGCTCCCCCAGGACAGAACTGTCACTACCAGCACTGCACAGGGCATTTCCCTGCCTGGATTATGGCACTGCTAAGGACCTTGCTGAGTGGTCAAGATGTGCTAAGATGAGGTACTTAAGAAAAAGTGCATTGCAGCAGTTCTTAAAAGCAATTTGAactgttcctgcagcaatgaactatgttttattttccatacacacctccagctccaggtTGACACCATAGATGTCAGGTACAGAGGCACCAACTTTGACAAGTATTTCCAGAACTATTGGAGCAGTTAGTTGTTCACTGAGAAGTTTAAAATCCTGGGTAAGAATAAATATCACATGTTAACAGCACTTAAGGCATGCCCCACATGGACCTAATCTACCTCCCTTTCAAGCCTTTGCCAAAATTTCTAGTGGCTATTCAAATGATACTTCCACTTTTGTAATTAACAGCAGAAATTCTAGTCCTATTGAAGCCAATGGGAATTTTCCCTAGACTGCAAAAGCAGTGTTACAAAAGAACTTGAGAAAGCTcataaacaaaaatacaaaaaaaattacagttttgCCATCCAATCTTTTCTTCATGAAATTGCACAGATTTATAAAGTGAAGCACCCCAACCTTAGGCATATCAGGGGGAATTGTTCTCTACCTTCATAGTAATCTTGATCTGTCCCCAAATTACTGAATTTTAGTAAAGAATCTCATGCTCTTCAAAAATACATTATTGAAATGGTTTATGGTGTTATTTCAATAGCTGTCAGTGTTTGAGTTCTAACAATAGGACATGTTCATATACACATTTTATAGATGGGGCAGAGGGAGACACAGTGGGgatcagaaaaaatatttatattcccTTAAACACATCTGTCTAGGATTTGATAAGAGTAAAAAATTGCAAGTCAAATCCTAAAAAGTGAATAAATAACAGTAGATAACAGAAGAACAACTGTTCCTTTACTGCTCCTTGGACAGTTTGCACAAATAACTCCACTCCCACCTTTTCAACTGAGCAGAAGCCACAGGGACTATTTTAAAAGGGTCATATAAACTGAACAAAGAAAgcacaaaacacaaagaaagcacaaaacagaacaaaatgagATTATTACATCCAACATCCAGAGGAATTGCCTCAGCTTCACTGTGGAGTCAAATGGAGGTATGGGACATGGTCTACAAAAATCTCCATATATTTCCCAGCATTTCTCAATGTAGTTCATGGCAAAAGATGAGAATTCTCCACCAGAATATAAGATACCTAAAAtgaattgggaaaaaaagacattaacAATAAAACTGCAATGCATGTGATACTAATTAATGAATTCTGCAGAGAAGAAATAACATTGCTTACCTTGGACACAACAGGCAGAGGGCAGAACATTCCTGGACATCAATTCTAAGAAACACTTCTGCAGATGAGGAACTTCACCTCTACAGTTGAAACAAAAACTCTCTTGTCTGGGAAGATTCAAACTGATTACACTGAAATAAATTTCACTAAAAGAGGAAACTTACTTGCACTTTTCATGATAGATATGAAATGCCAGGTGAACAAGGTAGCATACAAATGTTCTGAACAGCACAATATCACTTGGATCATGGATGTCCTTAGGTGATTGATCACCTGAAAaatttttagaaaaacaaatttctACTGTTTATACTGTACTGAATATTAAAATGCTTATAGGCATATTGATTTGTCAGCCCTTCTTATCCTCTCCATCTGCTCCTCACAGTGTAACAACACTCCCAGAAATCTCACACCTGATAATGCAGCACTTCCAAACAAGTTTCAAGGGAGAGCTATCCACCTGTAGCTGCCTCTTGGACAATTCTCTTTCTAGAAATGCATCCACTCAGCATATACAGCAATAAAAGGGTAttccaatataaccagttagatggtgcccaggccagttctgaccttcgctgctgggccacaggcagcactgcggtgttcacCCCagcgataccttggctggcggcagagtgcagcggggcacaagacaggactccgtttacctcaggggacagcttctggcgatggtgaagagaagaagggagcggattctgctagaaggtagccagatgtttattccatgagcacagatatgtctgcactgggctactgctgataacagaatggcgccacatggtctcattcacattttaagctcaggacaggggaaggggaggggacaggtgagtcaccaaccaggtgaaggggcagggtctcaaggtactagggacacctatcacacgacgccttgctggtatgttagcctgattgacagggcacactcagcgaggggcgagggggaagggagaaggtaaaacaggatattgcaacacaccacaacaaaaGGGGATTCAAAGTTGGAGTTAAACCCTTCACATACTAAGGACAGTGCAGGTCTAAGGGGATTTGATTGATGAACTGGCTCTATGGAAGACAAAAAAATACTACATGCAAACCAAAGTTaagaacactgaaaaaaaataaatttgtttctCCTACTTCTCTCTCaaaattctctctctctcttaaaCAGTAATGGCAAGACCAGGGGTGAATACATATTTTGAACAGATGGATCTCCAGTGCAATTTT
This Zonotrichia albicollis isolate bZonAlb1 chromosome 16, bZonAlb1.hap1, whole genome shotgun sequence DNA region includes the following protein-coding sequences:
- the LOC102073011 gene encoding radial spoke head 10 homolog B isoform X4, whose protein sequence is MNGEGTYTWADGVKYEGTFVKNVPTHCGRYTWNDGTVYEGSIQDGLRHGYGVFRSGTRPIFYAGFWCNGKRHGKGKIYYDQEQTSWYAGDWVNNVREGWGFRRYKSGNTYFGQWKQNLRHGHGKMIWLADNQEYEGEWECGLQHGSGMHTWFFKRMDLSKYSLWNEYAGNFVKGERHGHGTFLYSDGTMYSGEWAHNKKHGKGIFVFKSGVCLEGEFENDRPVERPPRQGSAVKAKNRKATSPRKNFGTKRNAVVTALGKISVLGSDLDLDVSSLLAFFPREDRENESQKIELAVLRHISKLRRAYYFYSTLGCASCDNTCNMTMLQFWRFLKDCNFHLCSVTLAEIDRVLRGDQSPKDIHDPSDIVLFRTFVCYLVHLAFHIYHEKCKGEVPHLQKCFLELMSRNVLPSACCVQGILYSGGEFSSFAMNYIEKCWEIYGDFCRPCPIPPFDSTVKLRQFLWMLDDFKLLSEQLTAPIVLEILVKVGASVPDIYGVNLELEMVFLEFFESLLECALVYVTEDMVLKKEAEDNKKRSSFEIKEVPKETSAVSLTEQAPPQPPRPGEDTEPAPQPSLLETLLAFPVTPGESKDDGAMPNKDVKEEEDSYPEKELIDEPKEDKDEQKELCSFWMCQVEIFFTTKLFPAFEREIVLRDKIKEKQPQDAELAELRKIQAEELKRLIAEKEEEEEARKQKAIALQESVRLSEEASSSWETLLYWRNLQLKKEVSKREPSPTKSSRGSEAKAAPTATKATADRRKRK